Proteins from a genomic interval of Nematostella vectensis chromosome 12, jaNemVect1.1, whole genome shotgun sequence:
- the LOC116603929 gene encoding uncharacterized protein LOC116603929, which produces MDSINDLFKVGRQPKTEKEMIRAYVKVIALEACEDKYNEVMQCFQKSWFPDCHEQQTGFWDCYKKHTIDLRKKHGVYY; this is translated from the exons ATGGATTCCATTAATGACCTTTTCAAGGTAGGAAGGCAGCCGAAGACAGAGAAGGAGATGATTCGAGCTTATGTAAAAGTTAT AGCCCTTGAAGCTTGTGAAGACAAGTATAATGAAGTAATGCAATGCTTCCAGAAGAGCTGGTTTCCTGATTGTCATGAACAGCAGACTGGATTCTGGGATTGCTATAAAAAGCACACT ataGACTTGAGGAAGAAGCATGGAGTATATTACTGA